Proteins found in one Acinetobacter sp. XH1741 genomic segment:
- a CDS encoding glycosyltransferase family 39 protein, with protein sequence MQQWLRNSKFLLFFLPCWLLLLSWIRPLSVPDEGRYGDISRAMVESGDWLTPRIDGLPFMHKPPLLHWLSSIFMELFGVHVWVLRLVPVLAGTMMLVGLFLFVKKHISEGVAQLTVIILATNLLFFGSSQYINHDLLVASWITISVLCFADFTISARKPILFLGYVAGAAAFLSKGLIGVLIPGMILLPWLLYTKQWKKIPSLLNPLGILLFLLLISPWLYAVQSKYPQFLHYFFIDQQFSRFSSKEFNNKQPWSFYLLILVVGALPWFFASRFESIKAVFKDYKQSGVFVLLVWWFISVTVFFSIPPSKLAGYILPAVPPLTIFLALVINKALESSYKTKLQVWGTPVFIMILGIAIAATPHFIRTNQPFFQHEAIFIYTIGTLLVVVPLVLLWLYKNQKMSYLNYIFISLIVLCSAVPFAVRILDTKNNVGQTDFAQYVTPSTKIVFYNYYFYDVPFLLQLKQPVYIVNEWDGVHSDSASLEIKDGLLFEPELKKYLWSEQQLQDALSQKQDLIVVSQPNNFATKDPSVKTLHYRNYDVFIFHSAK encoded by the coding sequence ATGCAGCAATGGCTTCGTAATTCCAAATTTTTATTATTTTTTTTACCGTGTTGGTTACTTCTTCTTTCTTGGATAAGACCTCTATCTGTACCTGATGAAGGTCGTTATGGGGACATTAGCCGAGCGATGGTCGAATCTGGAGATTGGTTAACTCCGAGAATCGATGGTTTGCCATTTATGCATAAGCCCCCTTTACTCCATTGGTTAAGTTCTATTTTTATGGAGCTTTTCGGTGTGCATGTGTGGGTGTTACGTTTAGTACCTGTTCTGGCGGGTACTATGATGTTAGTCGGCCTATTCTTGTTTGTAAAAAAGCATATTTCAGAAGGTGTAGCACAGCTTACGGTTATTATTTTAGCCACCAATCTGCTTTTCTTTGGTAGTAGCCAGTATATTAACCATGATTTACTCGTAGCATCTTGGATTACGATTAGTGTTTTATGCTTTGCTGATTTCACTATTTCTGCACGTAAACCTATTCTATTTTTAGGTTATGTCGCTGGTGCAGCCGCGTTTTTAAGTAAAGGCCTCATCGGCGTTCTCATTCCAGGTATGATCTTATTACCTTGGCTACTCTACACAAAACAATGGAAGAAAATTCCCTCTCTTTTAAATCCATTAGGGATTCTGTTATTTTTACTTCTTATTAGTCCGTGGCTTTACGCAGTACAAAGTAAATATCCTCAATTTTTACATTACTTCTTCATCGACCAACAATTTAGTCGATTTAGTTCAAAGGAATTCAACAATAAGCAGCCGTGGTCCTTCTATCTACTTATTTTAGTTGTAGGTGCTTTACCATGGTTTTTTGCAAGTAGATTTGAGTCTATTAAGGCCGTATTTAAAGATTATAAGCAATCGGGTGTATTTGTCCTGCTTGTATGGTGGTTTATTTCTGTCACAGTTTTCTTCTCTATTCCACCTTCTAAACTAGCTGGCTATATTTTACCAGCTGTGCCGCCCCTTACTATTTTCTTGGCACTTGTGATTAACAAAGCTCTTGAAAGTAGCTATAAAACCAAATTACAGGTATGGGGTACTCCTGTATTTATTATGATTCTTGGAATTGCTATTGCTGCAACGCCACATTTTATTCGTACAAATCAGCCCTTTTTCCAACACGAAGCCATATTCATTTATACAATTGGAACCTTGTTAGTTGTGGTCCCACTGGTTTTATTATGGCTATATAAAAACCAGAAAATGAGCTATTTAAACTATATTTTTATAAGTTTAATTGTTCTATGTAGCGCTGTTCCTTTCGCCGTTCGTATTTTAGATACCAAAAATAATGTAGGCCAAACGGATTTTGCTCAGTATGTCACCCCATCTACAAAAATAGTTTTCTACAATTACTATTTCTATGATGTTCCTTTCCTTTTACAGCTTAAACAGCCTGTCTATATTGTGAATGAATGGGATGGTGTTCATTCTGATAGTGCTTCTTTAGAAATCAAAGATGGTTTGTTATTTGAACCTGAGCTTAAAAAGTATTTGTGGAGCGAACAACAGCTTCAAGACGCGTTATCTCAAAAGCAAGATTTGATTGTGGTCAGTCAACCTAATAATTTCGCGACCAAAGATCCATCTGTGAAAACTTTGCATTATCGCAATTATGATGTGTTTATTTTCCATTCAGCAAAATAA
- a CDS encoding AraC family transcriptional regulator, which yields MNINYSSSIEAHQLHQSLVRLARADMARDYLCIRSTNQHGLSNIKVNQLHMVFILYGQQQLNIQTKQISLNSGDLYIIKPDTIIDAVNLPDPITGEYLTILVPMCEEVIQAAQMIWAKPVVDKTEAILKFTIDDFATSLAEWQMALFNQDVVKARLCITSILVQLCQQRYSDVLIVPPPKLTKIIHDWVVEDPQHAWQSSEIEMRLGLSSATLRRKLSHEETSLRETITQARLAYALELLYSKKLPMKTIAAKSGYQSVAIFRERFMQRYGVDPAVLAAD from the coding sequence ATGAATATTAACTATTCTTCTTCCATAGAAGCTCATCAACTGCATCAATCGCTTGTAAGATTGGCAAGAGCGGATATGGCACGAGATTATTTATGTATTCGATCGACAAACCAGCATGGACTTTCAAATATTAAAGTAAACCAGTTACACATGGTTTTTATTTTGTATGGCCAACAACAATTAAATATTCAAACAAAGCAAATCAGTCTTAATTCGGGCGACCTCTATATTATAAAACCCGATACGATTATCGATGCAGTGAACTTACCTGACCCTATAACGGGTGAATATCTCACTATTCTTGTACCTATGTGTGAAGAGGTAATACAAGCTGCACAGATGATTTGGGCGAAGCCCGTAGTTGACAAAACTGAAGCAATCTTAAAGTTTACCATTGATGATTTCGCAACATCTTTAGCTGAATGGCAAATGGCTCTGTTTAATCAGGATGTGGTGAAAGCCCGCTTATGTATTACTTCCATACTGGTACAGTTATGCCAGCAGCGTTATTCAGATGTGCTAATTGTACCACCCCCTAAATTGACAAAAATCATTCATGATTGGGTCGTAGAAGATCCACAGCACGCTTGGCAATCTAGCGAGATTGAAATGCGTTTAGGCTTAAGCAGTGCAACACTGCGCCGTAAGCTGAGCCATGAAGAAACATCTTTAAGAGAAACGATTACTCAGGCACGCCTTGCTTATGCACTTGAGTTGTTATATTCGAAGAAACTTCCTATGAAGACCATTGCAGCCAAATCAGGATATCAATCGGTTGCTATTTTTCGTGAACGCTTTATGCAGCGTTATGGGGTAGATCCTGCTGTTTTAGCTGCTGACTAA
- a CDS encoding glycosyltransferase family 2 protein — MNTKPFLSCVVPAYNEAENLKTFIPALANSLKQQNLSYEIIVVDDGSKDDTIPILQTMIDDYPLVVLELSRNFGKEAALSAGLDHVTGEVTLLIDADFQHPFEAIPTMINLWKNGYDMVYGIRNRTTESWLKRVLTQGYYRVLNLSSPIDIPESAGDFRLLDAKVVEAIKQLPEKNRYMKGLYAWVGFKSIGVNFSEQERQHGRSSFNVKSLFNLAMSGLTGFSDLPLRLCIYLGAILALGAMGYGIWIILNTLIEGVSVPGWATLAAGMTLLGGIQLLFLGIVGEYVGRIYAEVKNRPKYIVSTEHSRIKQEKSITKPENTFSNF; from the coding sequence ATGAACACAAAACCCTTTTTATCCTGCGTTGTTCCAGCCTATAACGAAGCAGAAAATTTAAAAACCTTTATTCCTGCTTTGGCAAATAGTCTAAAACAACAAAATCTTAGCTATGAAATTATTGTGGTAGATGACGGTAGTAAAGACGATACCATTCCTATTTTACAAACAATGATTGATGACTATCCATTAGTTGTACTTGAACTTTCACGCAACTTTGGTAAAGAAGCAGCACTAAGCGCTGGTTTAGATCATGTGACAGGTGAAGTTACGTTACTAATTGATGCTGACTTTCAACATCCGTTTGAAGCAATTCCAACCATGATTAACCTTTGGAAAAATGGTTATGACATGGTATACGGCATTCGTAATCGTACGACGGAATCTTGGCTCAAACGTGTTCTCACCCAAGGTTATTATCGTGTATTAAACTTAAGCTCTCCAATTGATATTCCTGAAAGTGCCGGAGACTTCCGTTTATTAGATGCAAAAGTTGTTGAAGCAATTAAACAATTGCCAGAAAAAAACCGCTATATGAAAGGCCTATATGCTTGGGTTGGCTTTAAAAGTATAGGGGTTAATTTTTCTGAACAAGAACGCCAACATGGTCGCTCTAGCTTCAACGTAAAATCTCTCTTTAACTTGGCTATGTCAGGTTTAACAGGTTTTTCAGACTTACCTTTACGCTTATGTATTTATTTGGGTGCCATCTTAGCTTTAGGTGCTATGGGCTATGGTATATGGATTATCTTAAATACATTGATTGAGGGAGTTTCTGTTCCAGGTTGGGCAACACTTGCAGCGGGTATGACATTACTGGGTGGTATACAGTTGTTATTCCTAGGTATTGTGGGTGAATATGTAGGCCGAATTTATGCGGAAGTAAAAAACAGACCAAAATATATTGTTTCAACCGAACATTCTCGTATTAAACAAGAAAAATCTATCACAAAGCCGGAAAATACATTCTCTAATTTCTAA
- a CDS encoding MBL fold metallo-hydrolase, protein MKSLTSLAILLLLGASTVIHAEQTPTVHQVDGYFLQPIGNLKVTALFDGELGLPRSDLLGISAEKANQLFAENFVPVDEHNHIVTDFSAYLVQTPTQNILIDAGTAKCFGPTLGHVPENLKKAGIQPEQIDTILITHAHPDHLCGITLNGKMVYPNAKVYLAKEDIDFWTSSANEAKATDFFKPIFKMTRDALQPYQKAGQLVAFTKSSFNVPNVQLIVTHGHTEGHSSYLVDGKNGQKFLGLGDVVHYGAVQFPYPDASYKPDTDSKSAIAVRKNIFEQAYKNQWWIGAAHVAFPGIGHIGKGPKGYQWIPAQYRAVN, encoded by the coding sequence ATGAAATCATTAACATCACTTGCCATATTATTGCTCTTGGGCGCGAGTACAGTTATCCATGCTGAACAAACGCCAACCGTACATCAGGTTGATGGTTACTTTTTGCAGCCAATAGGAAACCTTAAAGTAACGGCATTGTTTGATGGCGAACTGGGACTGCCTCGGAGTGATTTACTGGGTATTTCAGCTGAAAAAGCCAATCAACTGTTTGCAGAAAATTTTGTCCCTGTAGACGAGCATAATCATATTGTCACAGATTTCTCTGCTTATCTTGTGCAAACACCAACACAAAATATTTTAATTGATGCAGGGACCGCAAAATGTTTTGGGCCTACCTTGGGCCATGTACCTGAAAATTTAAAGAAAGCAGGCATACAGCCTGAACAAATAGATACGATCTTAATTACACATGCCCATCCAGATCATTTATGCGGTATTACCCTTAATGGCAAAATGGTTTATCCAAATGCGAAAGTTTATCTAGCTAAAGAAGATATCGACTTTTGGACCTCTTCTGCAAATGAAGCAAAAGCCACTGACTTTTTTAAGCCAATTTTTAAAATGACACGAGATGCATTACAGCCATACCAAAAAGCAGGACAGCTAGTTGCTTTTACCAAATCTTCTTTTAACGTACCAAATGTTCAACTCATCGTGACTCATGGTCATACGGAAGGCCATTCTTCATATTTAGTAGATGGCAAAAATGGTCAAAAGTTCTTAGGCTTAGGGGATGTTGTGCACTATGGTGCAGTACAGTTTCCTTATCCGGATGCAAGCTATAAGCCCGATACTGACTCGAAAAGTGCAATAGCTGTTCGTAAAAATATTTTTGAACAAGCCTATAAAAACCAATGGTGGATAGGTGCTGCACATGTGGCTTTCCCTGGCATTGGACACATTGGCAAAGGTCCTAAAGGCTATCAATGGATACCAGCTCAATATCGTGCTGTAAACTAA
- the gyrA gene encoding DNA gyrase subunit A encodes MSVSEIRPIAIEDELKHSYLDYAMSVIVSRALPDVRDGLKPVHRRVLFAMHELGNDYNKAYKKSARVVGDVIGKYHPHGDSAVYETIVRMAQDFSLRYLLVDGQGNFGSIDGDSAAAMRYTEVRMTKLAHELLADLEKDTVDWEDNYDGSERIPEVLPTRVPNLLINGAAGIAVGMATNMAPHNMTEVVNACLAYADNPNISIEGLMEYITGPDFPTGGIIYGKSGIVDAYRTGKGRLHIRGKYHFEEDEKTGRTTIVFTEIPYQVNKARVIERIAELVKEKKLEGISELRDESDKEGMRIAIDLKRGENAEVVVNNLFLNTQLENSFSINMVCLDNGQPKLMNLKDIIAAFIRHRQEVVTRRTMFELRKARERGHILEGLTVALANIDEIIETIKTSANPAEARERLLAGEWAGGGVVSLLEKAGAISVRPDEIEGEDPNRPFGLSDSIYRLSPTQVGAILELRLHRLTGLEQDKLHAEYTEILGQIAELTAILNDFNLLMAVIREELAQVLQQYGDARRTEIIESRIDFSREDLIPEEQVVLTVSQTGYAKTQPLSDYQAQRRGGRGKSATSMKDDDFIQHLIVASNHATVLCFTNVGKVYRLRVFEVPQASRGAKGRPIVNLLPLDANETVTAILPLTEFPENHYVFMATASGTVKRVDLEQFANIRSNGLRAIELNEEDTLIGVAITDGNQQIMLFSNEGKAIRFAETDVRAMGRTAKGVRGMRVSFASSTLSEEDADVENDESDDNDDSADSNLVSRIVSLVVVPETGEVLCASANGYGKRTPVNDFPTKKRGGKGVIAIKTSERNGELVGAVSIDETKELLLISDGGTLVRTRAAEVAMTGRNAQGVRLIRLSEEETLVGVVSIEAVEDDEELLEGELDTIETDGEEAVSNNEDTSEE; translated from the coding sequence ATGAGCGTATCGGAAATCCGACCGATTGCCATTGAGGACGAACTCAAGCATTCATATTTAGATTACGCGATGAGTGTAATCGTATCTCGTGCATTGCCGGATGTGAGAGACGGTCTTAAACCTGTTCACCGTCGCGTGCTTTTTGCCATGCACGAATTGGGCAATGACTATAACAAAGCCTACAAGAAATCTGCTCGTGTCGTTGGGGACGTAATCGGTAAATATCACCCGCATGGTGACTCAGCTGTTTACGAAACTATTGTTCGTATGGCACAAGACTTTAGCTTACGTTATTTATTGGTTGATGGTCAGGGTAACTTCGGTTCGATCGATGGTGATAGCGCCGCGGCAATGCGTTATACCGAAGTCCGTATGACTAAGCTGGCACATGAGCTTCTTGCAGATTTAGAAAAAGACACAGTTGACTGGGAAGATAACTACGACGGTTCTGAACGCATTCCTGAAGTGCTTCCGACACGTGTTCCAAACTTGTTAATTAATGGTGCTGCCGGTATTGCTGTAGGTATGGCAACCAACATGGCGCCGCACAACATGACAGAAGTTGTGAATGCATGTTTGGCATATGCCGATAATCCGAATATCTCGATTGAAGGATTGATGGAATATATTACCGGTCCTGACTTCCCTACAGGCGGTATTATTTACGGTAAATCAGGTATTGTTGATGCCTACCGTACAGGTAAAGGTCGTTTACACATTCGTGGTAAATACCATTTCGAAGAAGACGAAAAAACAGGTCGTACAACCATCGTCTTTACCGAAATTCCTTATCAAGTGAACAAGGCACGAGTTATTGAACGTATTGCCGAGTTAGTTAAAGAGAAAAAACTTGAAGGTATTTCAGAGCTTCGTGATGAGTCTGACAAAGAAGGTATGCGTATTGCAATTGACTTGAAACGCGGTGAAAACGCAGAAGTCGTTGTAAACAACCTATTCTTAAATACTCAGCTTGAAAACTCATTCAGCATCAACATGGTTTGTCTAGACAATGGACAACCAAAATTGATGAATCTGAAAGATATTATTGCGGCATTTATTCGTCACCGCCAAGAAGTTGTAACACGCCGTACCATGTTCGAATTGCGTAAAGCACGTGAACGTGGTCATATCTTGGAAGGTTTGACAGTTGCATTAGCCAATATTGATGAAATTATTGAAACGATTAAAACTTCTGCTAACCCAGCTGAAGCGCGTGAGCGTTTACTAGCAGGTGAGTGGGCAGGTGGTGGTGTTGTTTCATTGCTTGAAAAAGCTGGCGCAATTTCTGTTCGTCCAGATGAAATTGAAGGTGAAGATCCAAATCGTCCATTTGGTCTAAGCGATTCAATTTATCGTTTATCACCAACACAAGTTGGCGCAATTTTAGAATTACGTTTACACCGTTTAACAGGTCTTGAACAAGACAAGTTACATGCAGAATATACTGAAATCTTAGGTCAAATTGCTGAACTTACAGCGATTTTAAATGATTTCAATTTATTGATGGCTGTAATTCGTGAAGAGTTAGCGCAAGTACTGCAACAGTATGGTGATGCACGTCGTACGGAAATTATCGAATCACGTATCGATTTTAGCCGTGAAGATTTAATCCCAGAAGAGCAAGTTGTATTAACGGTTTCACAAACAGGTTATGCAAAAACTCAACCACTGTCAGACTACCAAGCTCAGCGCCGTGGTGGACGTGGTAAGTCTGCAACTTCAATGAAAGATGATGACTTTATTCAACATCTCATTGTAGCTTCAAACCATGCGACTGTGCTGTGCTTTACTAACGTAGGTAAAGTATATCGTCTTCGCGTGTTTGAAGTGCCTCAAGCATCACGTGGTGCAAAAGGCCGTCCGATTGTGAACTTGTTGCCTTTAGATGCGAATGAAACAGTAACTGCTATCTTGCCGTTAACAGAGTTCCCTGAAAACCATTATGTATTTATGGCGACAGCTTCAGGTACGGTTAAACGTGTTGATTTAGAGCAATTCGCTAACATTCGTTCAAATGGCCTACGTGCAATTGAACTTAATGAAGAAGATACCTTAATTGGTGTTGCGATTACCGATGGTAATCAGCAAATCATGCTGTTCTCAAACGAAGGTAAAGCAATTCGTTTTGCTGAAACTGACGTACGTGCAATGGGCCGTACAGCAAAAGGTGTACGTGGTATGCGCGTGAGCTTTGCAAGCAGTACTTTAAGCGAAGAAGATGCAGATGTAGAAAATGATGAATCAGACGATAATGACGATTCAGCAGATTCAAATCTAGTTAGTCGTATCGTATCGCTTGTTGTTGTACCTGAAACAGGTGAAGTATTGTGTGCGAGTGCCAATGGTTATGGTAAACGTACTCCAGTAAATGACTTCCCGACCAAGAAACGTGGTGGTAAGGGTGTTATTGCGATCAAGACAAGTGAACGTAACGGTGAGCTAGTCGGTGCAGTTTCTATTGATGAAACTAAAGAGTTATTGTTGATTTCTGATGGCGGTACGCTTGTTCGTACGCGTGCAGCAGAAGTTGCAATGACAGGTCGTAATGCTCAAGGTGTTCGTCTGATTCGTTTAAGCGAAGAAGAAACGCTAGTTGGTGTAGTTTCAATTGAAGCTGTAGAAGATGACGAAGAGCTTCTTGAAGGCGAATTAGATACGATTGAAACAGATGGCGAAGAAGCTGTATCTAATAATGAAGATACTTCTGAAGAGTAA
- a CDS encoding electron transfer flavoprotein subunit beta/FixA family protein, whose protein sequence is MKALVAVKRVVDANVKVRVKPDNSGVDLTNVKMSINPFCEIAVEEAVRLKEKGTVSEIVVVSVGPKEAQEQIRSAMALGADRGILVETTDEIGALEVAKILKGVVDAEKPELILLGKQAIDDDSNQVGQMLGALLGAGQGTFASEVKVDGGKVQVTREIDGGLQTVELALPAIITTDLRLNEPRYAALPNIMKARKKPLDTKSPADYGVTAGTKLKTVKVEAPAERKAGVQVKSVDELVEKLKNEAKVI, encoded by the coding sequence ATGAAGGCTCTTGTTGCTGTAAAACGTGTGGTTGATGCCAACGTTAAAGTTCGTGTTAAGCCGGACAATAGTGGGGTTGACCTTACCAACGTTAAAATGTCAATTAACCCATTTTGTGAAATCGCAGTGGAAGAAGCGGTTCGCTTAAAAGAAAAAGGAACAGTATCAGAAATCGTTGTTGTTTCTGTTGGCCCTAAAGAAGCTCAAGAACAAATCCGTTCTGCAATGGCTTTGGGTGCAGACCGCGGTATTTTAGTTGAAACCACTGACGAAATTGGCGCTCTAGAAGTTGCTAAAATCTTAAAAGGTGTTGTTGACGCTGAAAAACCAGAACTTATCCTTCTTGGTAAACAAGCAATTGATGATGACTCTAACCAAGTAGGCCAAATGCTTGGTGCATTATTAGGTGCTGGTCAAGGTACGTTTGCTTCTGAAGTGAAAGTGGATGGCGGTAAAGTACAAGTAACTCGTGAAATCGACGGTGGTTTACAAACTGTTGAGCTTGCACTTCCTGCAATCATTACAACTGACTTGCGTTTAAACGAGCCACGTTATGCTGCATTGCCTAACATTATGAAAGCTCGTAAAAAACCGCTTGATACAAAATCTCCTGCTGATTATGGCGTTACAGCTGGTACTAAGCTTAAAACTGTTAAAGTTGAAGCTCCAGCAGAACGTAAAGCTGGTGTACAAGTGAAATCTGTAGATGAGCTTGTTGAAAAATTGAAAAATGAAGCGAAAGTGATCTAA
- a CDS encoding GtrA family protein — MFAHILQLMRFTTTGAAAALTHYSVVMLLFQKHVALQYANLLAFLVAYWVSYFGHRIFTFKAQHLDHRQTLPKFTLVAGLGFLFNESFLLLSNLYFNVPVSTLVCIAIVLTSVLTFLLNRFFAFQH, encoded by the coding sequence ATGTTTGCTCATATTCTTCAGCTCATGCGGTTTACCACTACTGGGGCCGCAGCCGCACTTACTCACTATAGTGTCGTCATGCTTCTTTTTCAGAAGCATGTTGCACTGCAATATGCCAATTTACTCGCATTTTTAGTCGCCTATTGGGTGAGCTATTTCGGGCATCGTATTTTTACTTTTAAAGCACAACATCTCGACCATCGTCAGACTCTACCAAAATTCACTTTGGTTGCAGGCTTAGGTTTTTTATTTAATGAAAGTTTTCTTTTACTTTCAAACCTTTATTTTAATGTACCTGTTTCAACCTTAGTATGTATTGCAATTGTTCTGACCTCTGTCCTGACTTTTTTGCTTAACCGTTTTTTTGCATTTCAACATTAA
- a CDS encoding FAD-binding protein, whose product MSILVIADHNNQTLNGATLNVVAAAQKIGGDITVLVAGSGAQAVADAAAKVAGVSKVLLADNAAYANQLAENVAGLVADLAKGYKYVLAASTTTGKNILPRVAALLDVSMITDIISVESANTFKRPIYAGNAIATVQSDEAIIVGTVRGTAFDPVAAEGGSAAVETVGEVKDAGISKFVSEEIVKLDRPELTAARIVVSGGRGVGSGENYHKVLDPLADKLGAAQGASRAAVDAGFVPNDFQVGQTGKIVAPELYVAVGISGAIQHLAGMKDSKVIVAINKDEEAPINSVADYWLVGDLNTVVPELVSKL is encoded by the coding sequence ATGAGTATTTTAGTTATCGCTGATCACAACAACCAGACACTTAATGGTGCTACTTTAAACGTTGTTGCTGCAGCTCAAAAAATCGGTGGTGATATTACTGTATTAGTTGCTGGTTCAGGCGCTCAGGCAGTTGCGGACGCTGCTGCTAAAGTTGCTGGCGTGAGCAAAGTATTGCTTGCTGACAACGCGGCTTATGCAAACCAATTAGCTGAAAACGTAGCTGGCTTAGTTGCTGACTTGGCTAAAGGTTACAAATACGTTTTAGCTGCTTCTACAACAACTGGTAAGAACATTCTTCCACGTGTTGCTGCGCTTCTTGATGTAAGCATGATCACAGACATTATTTCTGTTGAATCTGCTAACACATTCAAGCGTCCAATCTATGCTGGTAACGCGATTGCAACTGTTCAGTCTGACGAAGCAATTATTGTTGGTACTGTTCGTGGTACAGCATTTGATCCAGTTGCTGCAGAAGGTGGTTCTGCTGCTGTTGAAACAGTTGGCGAAGTAAAAGATGCAGGCATTTCTAAGTTTGTATCTGAAGAAATCGTTAAACTTGATCGTCCAGAATTAACAGCTGCTCGTATTGTTGTATCTGGTGGTCGTGGTGTAGGTTCTGGTGAGAACTACCACAAAGTACTTGATCCATTAGCTGACAAGCTTGGTGCAGCACAAGGTGCTTCACGTGCAGCAGTTGATGCAGGTTTCGTACCTAACGATTTCCAAGTTGGTCAAACTGGTAAAATCGTTGCACCTGAGCTTTATGTTGCTGTAGGTATTTCTGGTGCGATCCAGCATTTGGCTGGTATGAAAGATTCTAAAGTTATTGTTGCAATCAACAAAGACGAAGAAGCGCCAATCAACAGTGTTGCTGACTACTGGTTAGTTGGTGATTTGAACACTGTGGTACCTGAGTTAGTAAGCAAGTTGTAA